Within the Miscanthus floridulus cultivar M001 chromosome 2, ASM1932011v1, whole genome shotgun sequence genome, the region TGTGGTCGGCGAAAAGATGGTGCAGGGCGTCCTGACAGATCGGATCCGCACCCACCGGCCCAAAAGAATAGGGCCTCGGCATGTTCTCCATCGAAGCGGGGAGTGGTCGGCGTTGAACGGTACGCCCTTCTGGAGTTGCTGTGATCACCAAATCTTCATCTTGCCACCTCGGATGATGTGCATGAGCAGGGTGCTCAGCATTAGTGGCATAGTGACCTTGGAGTGCAggaacttcgtcgctcgctctagattgatctaagaccgaATCCACGAGGAGCTGACATTCCGCTAAGTGGTCTGTGACCCAATCAATGGATGTGATCAAATCGTCATTGCTGATGGATCACCTAACCTAGCGGAGAGGCACTGAGATCGGATATGTCGTTGTAGATGTTGGCACGATCAGCGCAGGGTGATTCTGCACCGCCTCCACGATTTCCTTGACACTGTCGGCGCCGATGACCCAGGTCATAGAGCCGACCGTGAAGGTCTGACTTGGCTCAGGAAGGATCATGGAGCTCAGGAAGTggaccatctggctcgccatagaATTAGCACACACACACCCTACCTAGCGctccactgtcgatgaaatctggtcggcagtctaccgaggggtatacccaaggtagtagatgaatcggtggaggtgcgcatgatAGGAGCCGAATGGCAACACAAGCGCAGAGAcaaacgatttagacaggtttaggccatctgatcgatgtaataccctacgtcctgtgtcttcggtggattgtattgaatatgagatgcattCGAGGGGGGTCCccacccgccttatatagtctggaaggTAGGGTTACAGGTCAGTTTAagtctagatctattcggctatatggtaagtatttacaaggaatacgatatctatcatatccgaacagatcttcCTTCATTGCCAAGTTGTCTTCTGATTGCCTTACGGTGCATACCAACTAGAGTTGAGCACcctaggccttgatcttatgggttggACCTCCCCTGACGGTGCGGCCCATGTTCATTGCCGTGGGTACCTgaggttataccccccacagtgACATACCCTTTTGTAAAATTATAATGTGTATATCTATTACAATACTCAGATCTATAATTAAAAAATGTTTGACTTCTTGAGAAATGAGAATCACTTATTTAGAAGTGATGGAGTATTTTCTTCTGTAATTCTATATTTAAGTTTTCGAGTAAGCTGTTTAGACCTAAGATAACCTAAAAATTAAAATCATTTAAATTCATGGTTTAAAGATTTAGCAAAGACAACATTGAGTGATGTTCATCAGCAAATACCGCCATTGAagggtttcctatagcaaattTATGGAACAAATAAATTAATTTTTCCTAACTAAGCAACTATGATTCTACATCTTCTGAATACCTAAATACCTATACATATTAAATATGTGCCTAAAATATATACTATTTTTATCTAACTACCAATAAATAACCAACcatagaaaaagaaagaaaaaacacatCCATCCACTAGTGTCACGTGGCCGTATGTGGCTGGGGAGATATCGGCCCCTGGAATACCGATTACTCTATCGGCAATGATAACACCCACGTGGACGGATGCCCGTACTATGTGAGGCCTCTGTCGGCCATCCAAACGCCGACAGGTTCGTATCGGCTCCTGGAACGCCGATTAGACTCTCATCGGCTTCTATTTCGCTGATTGACACCTAAATTTATAATTTTATTATTACAGCTTATAGATCTACAATTtattattaaaataatattatttcaaaaaaaaaatccttgcCATTGTCATGATAGCATCCGTTATACTGCAATCCGTCTCAAGAATGGCGCACTATCTACACCAACGACCAACCCACAGCAAAAATCAGGCCTTCCTGCCACGCCAAAGCTTTTTTTACTTCTTTGGCATCTCCGCTTCTCCAGGCTGGAGCAGCTAGATgactcaattttagatttttggcAAACTACTAAATTTAACGGAGCAGGCACCACAATTTCACAATGCTATGCTAGGTCAATCCAACAATAGCTAGAAGCCGGGGTGAGCATTCGGGTCATCCAGAAAGTCAGGTAACTCATGTTTGCATAAATTTTGGGTTACCAAAGCTGATATCGGAAATTTGTCTTAAGGAAATAGTACCCGACATCTCAGGTACCTGGATTTCCAAAATCCAAACAACACTTAATCCAAACAACACTTTTCCAACACCTTTGTTAAGGATAGGACTACTGGATTAAGGATGCGGTGGCgttgacacatgcatgaatgcatCTGAAATCATGCTTGAACTGCATCGTCAAAACTCAAAACAGTCCCCCTATGAGATATCCTCATAGCCACGTATAATGCTAAAGTGCAATTCACCTAACCGTATGATGTAGGCACAGTATGGAAATTATATGTCATACTCTCATGTATATGATGTGCTGACCAAAAGATCGCTCTTAGTCAAGGAGATTAACGATTGTACAAAATCCAGCACCAAGGTAGTTTAGTAGGATTATAACTGAGTAAATCTACTACTGAGGCAACATTCTCATTCTGGGGATGTCGTCACAACTGCAGAAAGAAATGTTCCACTCTGGGGATAGATGAAGTATGCACCAACAGTACAGAAAAAAAGGAGATACAGGCGATCGGACTGATACTAGACAAGGCTTCATATCTTCTAAGCCTTCCTGGGTGCAATTTGGGTATCAGCCTACAGAGCATAAATATGGGCATCAATTGTCAGTTTGTCGCTCAGCGAGTTCAAACAAAGAAATGTTACGCTAGAAAAATAAGTTCTGTTAAAAGAGCATACCTCTTTCTTCACTGGCTCTTCCTTCTCTGAAAGCATCAGCTCAATGTGGCATGGGGAAGACATGTATGCTGCGGGACAAAATCAAGGGCATGAGAACACTCCAATACTATAAACGAGTGATACAAAGACCAATACAATATATAATTTGAACTCACGGTTGATGCGCCCATGAGCACGGTAAGTCCGGCGCCGCTGCTTCTGAGCTTGGTTCACCTGAATATGCGACACATAAAGTGTATCGACATCCAATCCCTTAACCTACAGGAGGAAAAAAAATACATTGAATAATCATGCAGTATGCAACAAGGAAAGCTCACACAATGAGGCAAGATAACGTACCTCAGCATTGCTCTCTGCATTCTTGAGAAGATCCAAAATGAACCTAGCAGACTTGGCAGGCCAACGTCCCTGACCATTGGAGTGGCGAGACTTAGCTTGTGCTGTCCGTCCAACACCGCCACAGTACCTACGGTAGGGAATGGCTTGCTTGTGGGCAATCACATCCTCAAGATACCTTTTAGCCTTGGCGAGATGCAGCTTCCTGATGGCAAAAGCTGTCTCACGTGTGTTCTGAACAAAATGAGTGCAAAAATATTACCAACATTGTATTCAGTAAGATAAAACCACAAGGGTTTCCAACTAATTAAATTAGTTAGAAATTTGACACAGGTTACAAAAAGAAATAGGATACAAAAAATGCCTGCAGTCCCATTAGTTTCTCCAAAAAGTATAGAAACCACCATTCATTAGTTGATCAATGATTCACACGACCAGAGATCATGGTTCGCCCAAATGGTCGCCAAATATTATCAAGTGCAACTCTCCTAAGGTTTATAAGAATATTGTCTAGGGAATAGAATTGCGTGCTTTTTCCCCCCTTCCTATTAATTTATTAAAAAACCAAGGCCATTACCCATGCAACACTATTGAGTTGTGACAAGGGGAGAGAGATACACATACAAAATTTAAAGATTAATCGTTCGTAAATGTATTTGCATCCTCAAATCGAAGCTATTTGAGAAGCGATACATCATACATACTGCTAACTTTATCATTTGCTAAACCAGTGGCTATGATCAATAGCTCAAAAATAACCTAACGGACACCTAAACTAGAAATTTGAGATGTCTAACTTCACGCACAAGCAGAAAAATAGAAGTTTACAGTACAGAATAGAACATACTAGTACTTATTTGCAGAGATCAAATCTTCATTTGTTCAATAACTCACCTTAAAGTGCACACGCAGGTCCCGACCCATAGCCTTGGCGGCTggaaaaacaaaaagaaaggaTCATCAGCTTCCGTATCAAGATAGCCTTCGTACAAGGGGTAGACAGACGAATTGAAGAAAGTATAAGAGTGGAAGATGCTTACATTTGGTGGGGTTGGACGGCTCCCTCGAGTACTTCACCTGTCAACAACCGAGAAGATGGATCAGAATACTACCATAGCAAAAAAGGAGAAAACCAGAAGCGCAGACAGAGACAAACCATGGCTGCAGCTGGCGAGCAAAcccgaaggcggcggcggcgagcgagcgagcgagacgAGGAATGGCCAGAGAAGAGAACGGCGGGGCGGCGCGGTAGGAAGGCTTTATACGGTAAGGGAGGAACCCTAGCTGATACCGGCCAGGAAGCTAGCAGGCCGATTTCACATGGGCCACAAAATAAATTCAACCCAGGAAGGCTTAGAGGATATGGAGCCTTGTCTAGTACTCACATTCAATCTTTGATTTCCTCTGTTGAACACACGATCAACACAAACATATATTTGTAGTCTATTGTGATTTATACACAGTTTCACGGATATCTCAGTTGCAATGCAACCTTGCTTATATATACTAACTTCAATCCAACCTTGCTTTTGTACTAACTTGAATCCAAATTGTAAGACTACACTAACCTCTATTAAACTATAAGTTGTTTTGGTTTCAAACTGTAAGTCGTTATGTTTTTTATAATGAGTTCCGGATTTTAAGTTCTTGTTTTTTTTCTATATTCTTTAAGTCAACAAAACTGAAAGCAACTTACCCCATGAGGCCAAGAGGCTAGTAGGAAAGTTGTAAGGCCACGCCCAATGCTCCATTTTTTTACACTATAACAGTTGATGCAAACTTGGCGCTCTTGTCTCGACTAGGTCACTAAAGTTGAGCCTACCCATTGTCGAGACCCGTCAGTACTTGTGGTGCTTTAGATTTGCCCTCCACTCCACGACTTGGACTTGCAACCAAGCAAATCCAGACCTCATCACCGGTTAACCGATCCATTTTCACTGGCAAACTAGTACTAattaaattaaaataaaataGTGGTGCAAAAAGCAAATACAGACGCGTTTGACTGACCACACACCATCAGAGCAACAACATGAAACGAGATGCAAAAGTGACCACACACGACACGATCCAGTGCAGGTATATATAcccaagagttaaatgcaccagcggCCCTCGAACTTATAAGGGTGTGCCACGTAGATCCACGAACTCGGAAAATACACTTTTGGGTTCTTAAACGTATCAAGTGTTGTACTGCAGGTCCATATAATACACATAGACATTTCTATCTGACATGACAAGACAACGTGGCATGTGTTTTTACATTTAACCCCTCTAATTCTCTCTTCTTCTCACGCCGTAGCCCATGACCAGCACGGCATGGTTCAAAGACGTCCTGCAGGCCTAGTGAAGACACCGGGCGCTACTGTGGCGTGCAAGCAAAGCCCGGTCTCAACAAGTTCTTCGACTTGACTGTGGACGAGTTCACCGGCATGTACATCGGCGCCTTGCCCGAAGCCGACGACCAGCAGGACGTCCCCGGCAGCCTCGCCAGTGGCAGCACGTCCAAGTCCAACAAGCAGCCGCCGGGCGTGCTCTCCACATGTGTGAATGAGTCATTCAAAGACGCGTTTGAATACACCATCAACCAGGTGTTAATTGTAGACCAGTGCGGCAAGGCTCTGAACTACCCTGGCTACATTGCCAGGTAGGAGTCATGCAGATTCGCACGCGTGTATCCATGCATCAAGCACTGCGTTGTACACGCCGTTCTTCGTGATTGTGCATGCACTTGCACTGCCAGTGGTGAAGATCGACGACAAGTACCAGGGCAAGTGGGCAACTAGGCTGACAAGGCCGTGCTGATGATGGAGCACTCTCTGCTCGAGTGCTCCTGCTCCTGGACAGTGCGTGCAGCTGGCACAGCATAGCCTGATCGATGGAGGCATGGAGCCCAGCAGGTTCGTGTTGTCTGACACTGTCCTTGCAGACACCGTGGCGAGCGGCAGCGCCGAAGGCGTCCACACCATAGAGGCGCTAGATCGCTAAGACGATGAAAGTCGTGGCCATGCCGAGCGTACAGGTGAAGCGTCGCTCGACGAGCACCTGCACAACCAACGAGTGCGCGTGCGGCCACGAGGCCAGCGTCGGCACATAGGACGCCGTCGAGCGTGGCTAGCGCCTTCTCGCTCGTGGCCCAGTCAGCTTCGACGAGGACCTCCAAGAGGACTGGCATCGCGCGCAGAACTCAGCTCCACGAATGTTGACAAGCATGTCGCACATGCCCAAGGTCCTAAGATGTGTGTCCATCGACTGATGACGCGAGCTCGCCAAGCATGACAGCGCGCTTTCCTACCGCTGGAAGCTCACCGTGGGACTGGGACATGACCGAGAGATGCAAGCGGGGTGGGCTGCGGACAGCCCGTACCACGCCGTGCTGGCTACCAATATTTTTTGCGGGTTGTGCGCTGACGAGGTTGCCCTGATGATGGAGAAGGGGGTGCTCGGGCAGCCGGTGTCCGTCCACATCAACGCCGGCAGCAGCGCCGTCTAGGGTTCATGGGCCTGCGGACGTCTCTGAACCACGCCGTGTTGGTCATGGGCTACGATGTGAGAAGAGAGAATTAGAGGGGTTAAATGTCAAAACACATACCACGCTGTCATGTCACGTCGGCTAGAAGTGTCTACGTGTATTATATGGGCCTGCGGTGCACCACTTGACAGGTTTAAGGACCCAAAAGTGCATTTTCCGATTTTGTGGACCTAAGTGACACACCCTTACAAGTTCTAAGGGtcgctggtgcatttaactctaataAGGCACCAGCACAATTATTACTATGCTAATTGTCCACAATCCATCGCCCGATGGTCAATTCACCACATCAAGCGCCGCTCTGGGCTATAGTGTTCAACATCACTGCAGCTTCATCAATCTCGTCGAAGGATTGATCCAAGCCATCCATGTACATCTTAGCCTGGAGAAAAGGCTGTTATCAGCAAACAACCTCAAGGAAACCAAAGTTCTTTATGTACTAGTGTCCTTTTAGGAAATCAAATAGGCTTCTAGCTAGGACGTACCGCCTCACAAACTTGATCATACTTCCCATAGATTTCCTCTATTTTCTTCCTTCCAGCTTCAGCAACAGAATCGGCTTGAGAGCATAATTCAGAACCCTGATTGGCAGACAGTATGTCGGAAAATGTGAAAGAGGTACGCACAATAAAGAAAAAAGATGACAACAGCCTACAAGGCTTTCGAAATGTAGTGGATGCATAGCCTATGTTTTCCCTTCTAGATTTATAGAGCCACAGCTACTAATCAGGCTCGAAGGTATCAATCAAATTCAAGGTAACATGCAAAGCAATAGACGGGATGTGGCAACTCATGCAGTGCAATTTCGAAAGGATTCTTTTCAACAGCAGAACATCCAGGATAAGAACATCACCTTGTCAATCTTTTCCtttatttttctttgtttctccTCAAGGCACTTGTGCTCCGATTCAACTTCAGATTTCAATGCAGTCATCTTCCGATTGTTCTCTTCAACTCTTTGATCCCTTTCTTTCTCCTTTGCTTTCAGTTTGGCCTCGTTCTCGAGTACTAATTGCAAGATGTTCATGCACAGTAATGTGATGATAACATCTGAACTAAGAACtgacttgataatacttgagcaACGCTAAAAATATACTAACCTTTCATTTCCCATTCAGCAGCTTTATTGCGAAGTGCCTTTATCTCCAAATTTTGATCATTGATCTTCTCTTTGTGTGCTTTAACATCCTTCTCAGAAGCTTTAGTAGCAGCGCTCTAGCATGAATAATATATTTGTACAATCATTGTTATACCAATTTGACTCAAGGGTGCAatcagccaaaggaaaaaaaacttgCATGAAGGAAAGCTTGCCGCTATTCATACTTTTTCAAGCACAGCAGAAATTTTAGAGAGATGCTTCGCTAGTTTCTCAGAAACCTGCAAAATAAAGATGCTTATCATGCAACTACATAAATGGAGTATACAGGAATAAGAAAGGTCAAGCCTCACAAGAAACAACAATAAATGTCAAATGGTTCTTGTGATTTGATGATTTGAGCAATTGCCCCATCAGCTGTAGTAAGAAAAGAATGATCCGAGGCTGTGGGGAGAACTAAATGGGAACTCAAGATTACCAGAAAGAAAATATTGTTTGTGATCACATGATCTGTATTGTTTACAACAAATTTATAGCAACAAGTATGAAATTGTTGCGCCAATCAGCATCAGGAAGAGCGCATCATAAAGAGTACCTTAGTATACATCTCAAGAGTATTGGTTTTCTCTTGGACTTTCTGCATTGCCATCTTCTCTAAGTTCTTTAACTCATCACGGACTGCTTTCTTCTCCTCAAGGTTCCTCTTTGATATAGAAAATAAAATCCATAGTTATTATGGAAGCTAGCACAAGATGATGATTATCTGATTGAAGCTCATAATTCTGATTGAATCAATTTGACAATGTAAGCACATAAAAAATATACTCATAGCACATAAAGAAGCAAGCACTAATGATTCTGGGGAAAATGGGCACTTTTTTAAAAAGAACGCAATCTTAGATAGAGCACCCAGTGACAATTGCAATGATATGTTGAGTGAATAATTCATTCATAGTTATGCTGAACTGTGAAGAGATAAAGTCATTCCGACAGTTGAAAGGATGACAGCATACTTGCTACTCCTAGTTGCATTGAGTAAGACAGTTAGGAAAACTATGGCTTGCTGTTCTACCATGGAAAGTAATTCTAGAACCTACAGAGTTGCTTGTGTGAATGGCTTTCGGTTTTTGTAGCTTAGGCATTCCAACACATTCAATTCCTGATGAACTTTATGCCTGTAGCAGTTTAAAACAAACAACATATagcctacctggagcttttcaggGGAATGAACAATTTTGGCTGATAGCTTTTCCTTTTCTTACATAACCTTCACCAACTCAAAATCAGCCTGGTTGATCTGCCAGGAAAAAAGAATACAAGCAGCGAATGTAATATTATGATGTATTGCTTTGAATAGAGTAAAAAATCCAGTTTAACTTAACAAGAGCAGTTCTGCTGGTCAATGTCCATATATACAAAGCAAAGCCGATGCTAATAACAATtattagttaggaagaaaaaaaTGTCAGCATTCAGTGGCTGATTAAATAACTAAATGTCTTCCAGTTATGCTAAAAGATCGCTTTCTTAAACAAGCATACTTCTAGTGCTTGAAGACTGATTTGGCCTGGAGCACCTATAACATACAGAAGGTGGCAGTCTATGGAGCTTTGGCTCCTCGGAGTAAAAAAGCCAGAGTAAGAGGGGTGTCTCATGTCTGGCCTAACAACTCAAGCTTCTCCACTTTTAAGTCTAATGAGATTTTCAACGTATGTCTAACCAAAACCAGTGGCAAGTTACATGATCTGTTGACGTGAATCAGGTGAAATATTTCAACTGACTGAACCAATGAACCTACCAAAAGGTAGCTCCCTATCACCTACAGCATCATCTAGACTCCATGTAATCCAAAACTACCTGTGCTAGCTTCAACCAAGAAGCCTGGAGCtgaatatacaacaacaacaacaacaacaaagcctttaagttccaaacaagttggggtaggctaaagttgaaacccaacagaagcaatcaaggttcaggcatgtgaatagctgtcttccaagcactcctatctaaggctaagtctttgggtatattccatcctttcaagtctccttttattgcctctacccaagtcaactttggtcttcctctgcctctcttcacgttactatcctgacttaggattctactacgcaccggtgcatctggaggtctccgttgcacatgtccaaaccatctcaatcggtgttggacaagcttttcttcaattggtgctacccctaatctctcacgtatatcatcgttccgaactcgatcccttcttgtatgaccgcaaatccaacgcaacatacgcatttccgcgacacttagctgttgaatatgtcgtcttttcgtaggccaacattctgcaccatacaacatagcaggtctaatcgccgtcctataaaacttgccttttagcttctgtggtacccttttgtcacataggacaccagacgcttgccgccactttatccaccctgctttgattctatgactaacatcttcatcaatattcccgtccctctgtagcattgatcctaaatatcaaaaggtatccttcctaggcactacttgaccttccaaactaacatcttcctcctcccgagtagtagtgccgaagtcacatctcatatactcagttttagttctactaagtctaaaacctttggactccaaagtctcccgccataactccagtttctgattcactcctgtccggctttcatcaactagcactacatcgtccgcgaaaagcatacaccaagggatgtccccttgtatgtcccttgtgacctcatccatcactaaagcaaacaaataagggctcaaagctgacccttgatgtagtcctatcttaattggaaagtcatccgtgtctccatcgcttgttcgaactctagtcacaacattgctgtacatgtccttaatgagcccgacgtacttcgttgggactttatgtttgttcaaagcccaccacataacattccttggtattttatcataagccttctccaagtcaataaaaaccatatgtaggtccttcttcttctccctataccgctccataacttgtcttattaagaaaatagcttccatggttgaccttccgggcatgaaaccaaattggttcatagagacccgcgttattgctcttaagcgatgctcgataactctctcccatagcttcatagtatggctcatcaacttaattccccggtaatttgtacaactttgaatatcccctttattcttgtagatcggtaccaatatacttctcctccactcatcaggcatcagGCATCATCAGGTACCAATAAAAGCCTGGAGCTGAATATAGGCAAACAAAACCTACTGACTTCAATACAATTTGTTATCTTGTTGGCATTGAACAGAATTCTTGAGCATACGACTTTTCAACTAATTTCAATGTTAGCTCATACTACTTCCAAATTCCAATAGTGTCCATGCTGTAGGCACATTCTCAAATATAACATGCTTGATACATGCATGGGAAACGTGCTCTTTTCATATGCTGGTAGCATAACATGGTGGACACTTGAGCAACAACCAGATTATACATACGTCTTAGTTTTCATGGATAACAATATATTGACAGAAGGTATCAGCAATACGCCAAATAAGAAATCTACTCGGTGTTGTAGCTTAAGGCAGCAAGGTGGTAGTGCCAAGATTATTGACAGCAGCCATAATATGCAGGAGGTTCAAAGTTGACATATGTAAACAAAAGCCCACATTGTAAACCTCTGTTTTGCATGGATCACACAGAACACAAGAATAAAAACATACCAAGGAAAAGCTCCAAGTACCATTCTATTCAAAAGGAAGGAAAAATGCAACGCAAGACAGGAATCAGCACCTTCCTCAGTGTCTCCTCTCTCTTTTCGTCCAAGGCTTTTGATGCAACGCGCAGCGACAGCTGCTCTCTGTTGTAATCATGAAGCCTCTGCTTGAGGGCATTGACCTCCTTCTCGAGCTGCTGGACCATGGGTGCCTCCACGTGCTCCTTAAGCAAATGGTCCTCTTTCGCCTTGCTAAGCTGTATAAGGTGGAAAATGGAAGGGAACAAAACGCCGAAAAGAAAACACACACAGGGGGAGAAAACCTAAGTATTTCCCCGGACAGAAGGCAGAAAAATGTGAAGGAGGAGGATGGGAACGCGACCTCGTCGATCTTAGCCCTGAGCTCCCTCTGCCGTTTGTCAAGCGCGCCGTACTCTTGGACGATGGGCTCGAGCAAGGCGAGCTTCTCCCGCCTGAAGAGGAGGAAGTTGATGAGGGCgctgaggatgaggacgacacgaGGGCCGTCGGCGCGGAGGAGGTCGCGGAGATTGAGGTCTCGGAACTGGATGGACTGGAGGAAGGCGTTGGCCCTCTTGTAGATCCGCGACAACCGTACCGGGTTGTCGAGCACCTGCAGCGCCTGGAACTGTAGCTGCTCGTCGGGCTCGTCGCTGCAACAAGCATAATGCCCCCCAAAGCAAGCAAACGCAGAGATGAGGCCGGATCCAGGTGAGACGGGACAGCTCGGGGCGAGGGGAGCGGCGGGGGCGTACCCGACGAAGTTGAGGAGGAAGAGATAGAGGACCTCGGCGACGAAGCCGGGCTGAGGGTGGACGATGTCCTCGGCGCAGAGGCTAGTGCTGGGCGCGATGCCGTAGCTGTGCAGCGCCTCCTCGATCTCCGCCGGCTCGAACAGCGGGAAGGAGTAGGAGCTCGCCATCCCctccgctgcgggcaccaccGGTGAATCGAATCGAAATCGgatgggtggggtggggtgggatgCGATTTCGGCGGGTTTACCCCTTTCCACTCCGGCAGGCGGCGGCGTTGGGGTTTTCGTCTTCCCGCCCCGTTCTGCGCTGGAGAAATGCAGCGGCTGTGGCTGAGAAACTGAGCCCACCCACCATTGATTTTGAATTCGTGGGGAGCGGAGCCTTCTGCTCAAAAGGCTGCTGCCGTACTTTGGTGTCTCGAGCTGCCAGGCCCAATAATAGAATGGAGCCCAGCGGCCCAGCCCAACACAGGGCTATTGCGGATCCCATATAATTCATAGAAAAAGGGATCTTTAAGCAAAATTCACACCCTTATCCTATTGATGGAGGGACAGCTACTGCGGATGGTGTTGCTCGGCCGCTTGGCCATTGGTAACGCCGCCAGCCTGAGGCCATGCTGGG harbors:
- the LOC136537614 gene encoding large ribosomal subunit protein uL22-like — protein: MVKYSREPSNPTKSAKAMGRDLRVHFKNTRETAFAIRKLHLAKAKRYLEDVIAHKQAIPYRRYCGGVGRTAQAKSRHSNGQGRWPAKSARFILDLLKNAESNAEVKGLDVDTLYVSHIQVNQAQKQRRRTYRAHGRINPYMSSPCHIELMLSEKEEPVKKEADTQIAPRKA